A stretch of [Clostridium] scindens DNA encodes these proteins:
- a CDS encoding FAD-dependent oxidoreductase has protein sequence MASYTPGTYTGKGYGVRGKVILEVTFSEDRITDIKIVKHKEIYGQAYGLESSPFEHYIPKIIEHQSLAVPMVVGAEVVCGAIVHAVASCVEQAGGDADALKKVPVPVPAKKPDRTIDADVVVFGSGLAGLSAAVEAADCGAKVVLVEKQGIVGGSSAISGGKLIAADTRMQRAQGIYDSPQELFGFLKNAAGGFLDDPKINYFCYHANENLEWLIKLGHEVQDLEAPHGSQLPWRIHNCVGGDGQTMGWGGSFIVPLNNRFHELGGTTLLNTALTELIREDGRVVGAKAVDTQDGSTVTFHASQGVILGTGGYAANRELVESKFPWMKDYYYNCPDSSQGDGIWAAEAIGAKNYQHPYLQTMLLHDRSGAGVNEESGLIVTRSGERFCNEYQFHSLVGAELARTGSAGAWYITCGDEPFQLLNYALTLPDTPKAGSIKELAGKMGVDPEVLENTVNRYNELCRAGFDEDFEKPASQMHELKGPDYYAVFLKPATSITFGGLQIDIAGRVLDQEGRIIPGLFASGEVANTGNFGHGVPACGYSLGHALCFGRIAARTACQREML, from the coding sequence ATGGCAAGTTATACACCCGGGACATATACCGGAAAAGGCTACGGAGTAAGAGGAAAGGTGATATTGGAGGTTACATTCTCAGAGGATCGGATCACGGACATTAAGATTGTTAAGCATAAGGAAATCTACGGGCAGGCATATGGCCTGGAGAGTTCTCCTTTTGAACATTACATTCCTAAGATTATCGAGCATCAGTCGCTGGCAGTTCCTATGGTGGTGGGAGCGGAAGTGGTGTGCGGCGCTATCGTGCATGCGGTCGCCTCATGCGTAGAGCAGGCCGGAGGGGATGCAGATGCCTTAAAGAAGGTTCCGGTACCGGTTCCGGCGAAGAAGCCAGACCGTACGATTGACGCGGATGTGGTCGTATTCGGCAGCGGCCTGGCAGGACTGTCCGCGGCCGTGGAAGCCGCAGATTGCGGAGCCAAGGTTGTTCTGGTGGAAAAGCAGGGGATCGTGGGAGGCTCTTCCGCAATATCCGGAGGCAAGCTCATTGCGGCAGATACCCGTATGCAAAGAGCGCAGGGAATCTATGACTCTCCACAGGAACTGTTCGGCTTCTTGAAAAATGCAGCTGGCGGCTTCCTGGATGATCCCAAGATCAACTATTTCTGCTATCATGCCAATGAGAACCTGGAATGGCTGATCAAGCTGGGGCATGAGGTACAGGATTTAGAGGCGCCCCATGGCTCTCAGCTGCCATGGAGGATACACAATTGCGTCGGCGGAGACGGGCAGACCATGGGATGGGGCGGCAGTTTCATTGTTCCGCTGAATAACCGGTTCCATGAACTGGGCGGCACTACGCTTCTGAATACGGCGCTGACAGAACTGATCAGAGAAGATGGAAGAGTCGTTGGAGCCAAAGCGGTAGATACGCAAGATGGCAGTACCGTGACTTTCCATGCCAGCCAGGGAGTAATTCTGGGGACCGGCGGATATGCGGCCAACAGGGAACTGGTAGAATCTAAGTTCCCATGGATGAAGGACTACTATTATAACTGTCCGGATTCCAGCCAGGGAGATGGAATCTGGGCTGCTGAAGCCATCGGGGCGAAAAATTACCAGCATCCCTATCTCCAGACCATGCTGCTTCATGATCGAAGCGGGGCAGGCGTCAATGAAGAGTCAGGGCTGATCGTGACCCGCAGCGGGGAACGGTTCTGCAATGAATATCAGTTCCACAGCCTGGTTGGGGCCGAGCTTGCGCGTACGGGAAGCGCTGGCGCATGGTATATTACCTGCGGCGACGAGCCCTTCCAGCTGCTGAATTATGCGCTTACCCTGCCAGATACCCCCAAGGCCGGCAGCATAAAGGAACTGGCAGGAAAGATGGGCGTTGACCCGGAGGTTCTGGAAAATACGGTGAATCGCTATAATGAGCTATGCCGCGCAGGATTTGACGAAGACTTCGAAAAGCCGGCAAGCCAGATGCATGAATTGAAAGGCCCTGATTATTATGCGGTATTCTTAAAGCCGGCTACCTCCATAACATTTGGCGGCCTTCAGATTGACATTGCAGGAAGAGTCCTGGATCAGGAGGGACGAATCATCCCCGGACTGTTTGCATCAGGAGAAGTGGCGAATACAGGCAATTTTGGCCACGGTGTTCCTGCATGCGGCTACAGCCTTGGGCATGCCCTGTGCTTTGGACGAATTGCCGCCCGCACAGCTTGCCAGAGAGAGATGCTGTAA
- a CDS encoding spore coat associated protein CotJA, translating to MPNYRYNTSDCTRRGQSGCSRQPAAASVPPMPSKPACCDDRAEYDELNGLPIAMAYVPWQQWRAIYEVEKGFHRGTIFEELDKPFKGIGGCCK from the coding sequence ATGCCTAATTATCGCTATAACACATCTGATTGTACAAGACGCGGCCAGAGCGGCTGCAGCCGACAGCCTGCGGCTGCTTCTGTCCCACCGATGCCAAGCAAGCCGGCGTGCTGCGACGACAGAGCAGAATATGATGAGCTTAATGGCCTGCCAATCGCTATGGCTTACGTGCCGTGGCAGCAATGGCGGGCAATTTATGAAGTGGAAAAAGGATTCCACAGGGGTACGATATTCGAAGAATTAGATAAGCCATTCAAAGGAATAGGAGGTTGCTGCAAATGA
- a CDS encoding spore coat protein CotJB: MTDNRPCRKDLLDWINVVSFAVDDVKLFLDTHPCNKEAMEFFDEFKKQRVQALKEYAKYYGPLTLDTASTCTERWNWINEPWPWQEGGC, translated from the coding sequence ATGACAGATAACAGGCCTTGCCGCAAAGATTTATTAGACTGGATCAACGTAGTCAGTTTTGCAGTAGATGACGTGAAACTGTTCCTGGATACGCACCCCTGCAACAAAGAGGCAATGGAATTCTTCGACGAATTCAAAAAGCAGCGCGTCCAGGCGCTGAAGGAATACGCCAAATATTATGGTCCTCTTACGCTTGATACCGCAAGCACTTGCACCGAACGCTGGAATTGGATCAACGAGCCATGGCCATGGCAGGAAGGAGGATGCTAA
- a CDS encoding manganese catalase family protein encodes MWNYEKRLQHPVRITQTNPKIAQVIISQFGGPDGELAASMRYLSQRYTMPYKEVTGILTDIGTEELAHMEMVCAIVHQLTRNLTPEEIEKSGFDKYYVDHTLALWPQAASGTPWTATYFQSKGDPITDLHEDMAAEQKARTTYDNILRLVKDPEVCEPIRFLREREIVHYQRFGESLRIVQDNLDSKNFYAINPEFDIRPCGK; translated from the coding sequence ATGTGGAATTATGAGAAAAGACTCCAACATCCCGTAAGAATCACACAGACCAATCCCAAGATCGCTCAGGTCATCATCAGCCAGTTTGGCGGGCCTGATGGGGAACTGGCCGCATCTATGCGATATCTCTCTCAAAGATATACGATGCCTTATAAAGAGGTAACCGGCATCCTGACCGATATCGGTACGGAAGAACTGGCACACATGGAAATGGTATGCGCCATCGTCCATCAGCTGACCAGGAATCTTACCCCGGAAGAGATTGAGAAATCCGGCTTTGACAAATATTATGTAGACCATACGCTGGCTTTATGGCCACAGGCCGCAAGCGGAACGCCATGGACTGCCACCTACTTCCAGTCCAAAGGCGATCCTATCACCGATCTGCACGAAGACATGGCAGCGGAGCAGAAAGCAAGAACAACATACGACAACATCCTGCGCCTCGTAAAAGACCCTGAAGTCTGCGAGCCGATCCGCTTCCTCCGGGAACGGGAAATCGTTCACTACCAGAGATTCGGCGAATCCTTAAGGATCGTGCAGGACAATCTGGACAGCAAGAATTTCTACGCCATCAACCCAGAGTTTGATATCAGGCCCTGCGGCAAATAA
- the glyA gene encoding serine hydroxymethyltransferase: MYDFDEIKKVDSEIADAIKKEMERQNSHIELIASENWVSKAVMAAMGSPLTNKYAEGYPGRRYYGGCQCIDIVEDLARERAKKLYGCDYANVQPHSGAQANLAAFFAMLTPGDKVLGMNLDHGGHLTHGSPVNLSGKYFEIVSYGVNDDGFIDYDKVREIALKERPKLIIAGASAYARTIDFKRFREIADEAGAYLMVDMAHIAGLVAAGLHPSPIPYAHVTTTTTHKTLRGPRGGMMLWNQEAQEMFNFDKAIFPGTQGGPLEHVIAAKAVCFKEALEPEFKEYQQQILKNAQALCKGLMQRGVKIVSGGTDNHLMLVDLSKEEVTGKELEKRLDDAHITCNKNTIPNEPRSPFVTSGIRLGTPAVTTRGMTEEDMDVIAECIFLVQKSEENVGKVREMVAELTEKYPLC, encoded by the coding sequence ATGTATGATTTTGACGAGATTAAAAAGGTAGACAGCGAGATTGCAGATGCAATCAAGAAAGAGATGGAAAGACAGAATTCCCATATCGAATTGATTGCATCTGAAAACTGGGTAAGCAAGGCAGTTATGGCAGCTATGGGAAGCCCGCTGACCAACAAGTATGCAGAGGGGTATCCGGGCAGAAGGTATTATGGAGGCTGCCAGTGTATTGATATTGTAGAGGATCTGGCAAGAGAACGCGCGAAGAAGCTGTATGGATGCGACTATGCCAACGTGCAGCCGCATTCGGGCGCCCAGGCGAATCTGGCAGCGTTTTTTGCGATGCTGACGCCCGGAGATAAGGTTCTTGGAATGAATCTGGATCATGGCGGCCATCTGACCCATGGCTCTCCGGTGAACCTTTCCGGCAAATACTTTGAGATCGTCTCTTACGGAGTCAATGATGATGGCTTTATAGATTATGATAAGGTAAGGGAGATCGCTTTAAAAGAGCGGCCGAAGCTGATCATTGCAGGAGCCAGCGCTTACGCAAGGACCATTGACTTTAAGCGTTTCCGGGAAATTGCAGATGAGGCAGGGGCTTATCTTATGGTGGATATGGCGCACATTGCAGGCCTTGTGGCAGCAGGACTTCATCCAAGCCCCATTCCCTATGCCCATGTGACGACAACCACGACGCACAAGACGCTGAGGGGCCCCAGGGGAGGAATGATGCTCTGGAACCAGGAGGCGCAGGAAATGTTTAACTTCGACAAGGCGATATTCCCAGGAACCCAGGGAGGCCCGCTGGAACATGTAATTGCTGCCAAAGCGGTATGCTTCAAGGAGGCACTGGAGCCGGAATTCAAGGAATACCAGCAGCAGATCTTGAAGAACGCACAGGCGCTCTGCAAAGGGCTGATGCAAAGAGGCGTGAAGATCGTATCCGGCGGAACGGACAATCACCTGATGCTGGTAGATCTGAGCAAAGAAGAGGTGACGGGAAAAGAACTGGAAAAGCGTCTGGATGATGCGCATATCACCTGCAACAAGAATACCATACCCAATGAGCCAAGGTCTCCGTTTGTGACCAGCGGCATCAGGCTTGGCACTCCGGCAGTCACCACCAGAGGAATGACCGAGGAAGATATGGACGTTATTGCAGAATGTATCTTCCTTGTACAAAAGAGCGAAGAAAATGTTGGAAAGGTCAGGGAGATGGTGGCAGAACTGACGGAAAAATATCCTTTATGCTAA
- a CDS encoding S1C family serine protease — translation MENQYTYYTPEQDENNQNAGGPDLKEPHKKNKKGAPKWVKAACLGLVFGLVASAAFQTSNIVAGKIIGTSDSAKKAKQTATVDSTKLTTSADSKVSSDIADIAKNAMPSVVSITNMSVQQVQNFFGGVQEQKSESVGSGIIIGQNDTELLIVTNNHVVAGNDTLTVSFIDEESVEANVKGTNAAKDLAVVAVKLSDIKDSTMDAIAVATLGDSTQIQVGEPAIAIGNALGYGQSVTTGIISATNRELNGFDGKLIQTDAAINPGNSGGALLNAKGEVIGINSAKVATDTVEGMGYAIPISDASDIITNLMNQKTKTKVAENERGYIGIQGVDVTADSAEMYNMPTGVYVSEVISGGAAQKAGISKGAVITGLDGTEIDSMSTLQEQLQYYKAGEKVTLTVQTPGKNGEYEKNDVEVTLGTNAQ, via the coding sequence ATGGAAAATCAATATACTTATTATACACCGGAACAGGATGAAAATAATCAGAATGCAGGAGGCCCAGACTTAAAAGAGCCTCATAAGAAGAATAAGAAAGGCGCCCCGAAGTGGGTTAAGGCAGCCTGCCTCGGCCTGGTGTTCGGCCTGGTGGCAAGCGCGGCATTCCAGACCAGCAACATCGTTGCGGGAAAGATTATCGGCACTTCGGACAGCGCCAAAAAGGCAAAGCAGACGGCTACCGTGGACAGCACCAAGCTTACCACGTCAGCGGATAGCAAGGTGTCCTCGGATATTGCCGACATTGCAAAAAACGCAATGCCTTCCGTAGTCTCGATCACGAACATGAGCGTGCAGCAGGTGCAGAATTTCTTTGGCGGCGTGCAGGAACAGAAAAGCGAGAGCGTAGGCTCCGGCATTATTATCGGACAGAATGATACAGAACTTCTGATCGTTACAAACAACCACGTTGTGGCAGGAAATGATACGCTGACCGTTTCCTTTATTGATGAGGAAAGCGTGGAGGCGAATGTCAAAGGAACCAACGCGGCAAAGGATCTGGCAGTAGTAGCGGTGAAACTTAGCGATATTAAGGATTCTACTATGGATGCGATTGCGGTGGCTACCCTCGGGGATTCCACGCAGATTCAGGTTGGCGAGCCGGCCATCGCTATCGGGAACGCCCTGGGTTATGGGCAGTCTGTGACAACCGGCATCATCTCAGCAACCAACAGGGAATTAAACGGTTTTGACGGCAAGCTGATCCAGACGGATGCGGCAATCAATCCCGGCAACAGTGGCGGCGCGCTTCTCAATGCCAAAGGAGAGGTCATCGGGATCAATTCCGCCAAAGTGGCTACGGATACTGTAGAAGGCATGGGCTATGCAATCCCGATCTCTGATGCAAGCGATATTATTACGAACCTTATGAACCAGAAGACCAAGACGAAGGTTGCGGAAAATGAAAGAGGCTATATCGGAATCCAAGGCGTGGATGTTACGGCCGACAGCGCCGAGATGTACAATATGCCTACAGGCGTATACGTATCAGAAGTGATCTCAGGCGGAGCCGCACAGAAGGCAGGCATCTCCAAAGGGGCGGTCATTACAGGCCTTGACGGGACGGAGATCGATAGCATGAGTACCCTGCAGGAACAGCTGCAGTATTATAAGGCGGGCGAAAAAGTTACATTGACCGTCCAGACTCCTGGCAAGAACGGGGAATATGAGAAGAATGATGTAGAAGTTACTCTTGGAACCAATGCGCAATAA
- a CDS encoding alanyl-tRNA editing protein: MTDRLYYNDSHRKEFEAKVLDCRPVKDKYEVVLDRTAFFPEGGGQYADTGYLDDVEVLDVKEREDVIFHTTAAPLDTGRTVAGRIDWEQRFDRMQQHTGEHIVSGLIHRRFGYDNVGFHLGSDYCTMDFNGPIPREALKEIEQEANRAVFQNLDIQISYPSKVELKELDYRSKIEIDGQVRILTVPGYDVCACCAPHVKRTGEIGLIKLVGMVKYKGGERISMLCGSRALLDYEIKDENAKRISALLCAKEYEVADAVERMKEEQASLKGKLASFQQKLLSYQAAQIPVEDKVTAVFDPSLSGNAPRDLMNLLLGRGAAVCAVFTGTDEAGYRYVIGSRREDVRPLCRMLNEAFEGRGGGKPEMAQGSMKGSEEKIRDLIGNWI, from the coding sequence GTGACGGACAGATTATATTATAATGACAGCCATAGGAAGGAATTTGAAGCAAAGGTGCTGGACTGCCGTCCGGTAAAAGACAAGTATGAGGTGGTGCTGGATCGCACCGCCTTTTTCCCGGAAGGGGGCGGCCAGTATGCCGATACCGGCTATCTGGATGACGTCGAAGTGCTGGATGTTAAGGAGAGGGAAGATGTGATCTTCCACACGACGGCAGCGCCGCTGGATACCGGAAGAACGGTGGCAGGCAGAATCGATTGGGAGCAGCGATTCGACAGGATGCAGCAGCATACGGGGGAGCATATAGTCTCCGGCCTGATCCATCGGCGGTTTGGCTATGACAATGTTGGCTTTCACTTGGGCAGCGATTACTGTACCATGGATTTTAACGGGCCCATTCCGAGGGAAGCGTTAAAAGAGATCGAGCAGGAGGCTAACCGGGCGGTCTTTCAGAATCTAGATATCCAGATCAGCTATCCGTCCAAAGTGGAATTAAAAGAACTCGATTACCGCAGCAAGATTGAAATTGACGGCCAGGTCCGGATCTTGACGGTACCAGGATACGATGTGTGCGCCTGCTGCGCGCCACATGTGAAGAGGACTGGGGAGATTGGGCTGATCAAGCTGGTAGGCATGGTCAAGTATAAAGGCGGAGAACGCATCAGCATGCTCTGCGGGAGCAGAGCGCTTCTGGATTACGAGATCAAGGATGAAAATGCCAAGAGGATATCCGCGCTTCTGTGTGCCAAGGAATATGAAGTGGCTGACGCGGTGGAGCGTATGAAGGAAGAACAGGCCAGCCTGAAGGGCAAACTGGCCTCCTTCCAGCAGAAACTGCTGTCTTATCAGGCGGCACAGATTCCTGTGGAAGATAAGGTGACGGCTGTATTCGACCCTTCGCTTTCCGGGAATGCTCCAAGAGATCTTATGAACCTGCTGCTGGGAAGAGGCGCGGCAGTATGTGCAGTGTTTACAGGAACCGATGAAGCGGGCTACCGTTATGTCATAGGGAGCAGAAGGGAAGACGTCCGTCCTCTGTGCAGGATGCTGAATGAGGCATTTGAGGGAAGAGGCGGCGGAAAGCCGGAAATGGCGCAGGGTTCTATGAAGGGCAGCGAGGAAAAGATACGGGATTTAATAGGGAATTGGATTTAA
- the argS gene encoding arginine--tRNA ligase: protein MKKIIDLVADELAEAFEKAGYDRSYAKVTLSNRPDLCEYQCNGAMAGAKAYKKAPIMIAEAVAENLKDSRCIEEVNAVKPGFINMKLRKDYVAGFLNDMGADGELGVEKAKEPKMILVDYGGPNVAKPLHVGHLRSAIIGESIKRIARKMGHEVLGDIHLGDWGYQMGLIITELRERKPQLPYFDDRFQGEYPSEAPFTISELEEIYPTASQKAKEDEAYREEALNATYLLQNGHRGYTAVWNHIMKISVADLKKNYANLNVEFDLWKGEADAQAYIPDMIERLKKEGYAHIDEGALVIDVQEETDTKEVPPCMIQKSDGASLYGTTDLATLVQREADYHPDKIIYVVDKRQELHFVQVFRTAKKTGIVPEETQLRFLGFGTMNGKDGKPFKTREGGVMRLENLIAEIEEEMYKKIAENRTVAEDEAKETAKIVGMSAIKYGDLSNQASKDYVFDVDRFTSFEGNTGPYILYTIVRIKSILNKYQAQGKSLEGLVIESAHNESEKALMLEVAKYNEVMETAYEELAPHKVCAYIYDVANAFNRFYHETKILSEENEARQKSYLALLILAKKVLEACIDVLGFEAPERM, encoded by the coding sequence ATGAAGAAAATAATAGATCTCGTTGCAGACGAACTGGCGGAGGCATTTGAAAAAGCCGGATATGACAGGTCCTATGCAAAGGTGACCCTTTCGAACCGCCCGGATTTGTGCGAATATCAATGTAACGGCGCTATGGCGGGGGCAAAGGCATATAAAAAGGCGCCGATCATGATCGCTGAGGCTGTGGCAGAGAACTTAAAGGACAGCAGATGCATTGAGGAAGTAAATGCAGTAAAGCCAGGATTTATTAATATGAAGCTCAGGAAAGACTATGTGGCCGGCTTCCTGAATGATATGGGGGCAGACGGCGAGCTGGGAGTAGAAAAAGCAAAAGAGCCAAAGATGATCCTGGTAGATTATGGCGGGCCTAATGTGGCGAAGCCGCTTCATGTAGGCCATCTGCGTTCCGCGATCATCGGGGAGAGCATCAAGAGGATTGCCAGAAAGATGGGACATGAGGTTTTGGGAGATATTCATCTGGGCGACTGGGGATACCAGATGGGACTGATCATAACGGAACTTCGGGAGCGTAAGCCCCAGCTTCCGTATTTTGATGATCGTTTCCAGGGAGAGTATCCGAGCGAGGCGCCTTTTACCATAAGCGAGCTGGAAGAGATCTATCCGACGGCGAGCCAGAAGGCAAAAGAAGATGAGGCATATAGAGAAGAGGCGCTAAATGCGACTTATCTGCTGCAGAATGGGCACCGGGGCTATACGGCAGTGTGGAATCATATCATGAAGATATCGGTGGCCGATTTGAAGAAGAACTATGCCAACCTGAATGTAGAATTCGACCTGTGGAAGGGCGAGGCAGATGCCCAGGCCTATATTCCGGACATGATCGAGCGACTGAAAAAGGAAGGATACGCGCACATTGATGAAGGGGCGCTGGTGATTGATGTCCAGGAAGAGACGGACACCAAGGAAGTGCCGCCTTGCATGATACAGAAGTCCGACGGAGCGTCCTTATATGGAACGACGGATCTGGCGACCCTGGTGCAAAGGGAAGCGGATTACCATCCGGATAAGATCATCTATGTCGTGGACAAGCGCCAGGAATTACATTTTGTGCAGGTATTCCGCACTGCTAAGAAGACGGGGATCGTGCCGGAGGAGACGCAGTTAAGATTCCTGGGCTTTGGCACGATGAACGGCAAGGATGGAAAGCCTTTTAAGACCAGGGAGGGCGGAGTCATGCGCCTGGAGAACCTGATTGCAGAGATTGAAGAGGAGATGTATAAAAAGATTGCCGAGAACCGTACTGTGGCAGAGGATGAGGCAAAAGAGACGGCAAAGATCGTGGGCATGTCGGCAATCAAGTATGGGGATCTGTCAAACCAGGCATCCAAAGATTATGTATTCGACGTGGACCGGTTCACTTCTTTTGAGGGCAACACAGGGCCTTACATCCTGTATACCATCGTTCGAATCAAGTCCATCCTGAATAAATATCAGGCACAAGGGAAATCCCTTGAAGGACTTGTGATCGAGAGCGCCCATAATGAGAGCGAGAAGGCTCTGATGCTGGAAGTGGCAAAATACAATGAGGTGATGGAGACGGCATATGAAGAACTGGCGCCTCATAAGGTGTGCGCATATATCTATGACGTGGCCAATGCATTTAACCGCTTCTATCATGAGACGAAGATTCTGTCAGAAGAGAACGAGGCCAGGCAGAAGAGTTACCTTGCCTTGCTGATACTGGCAAAAAAAGTGCTGGAAGCATGCATAGACGTGCTGGGATTTGAAGCACCGGAGAGGATGTAG
- a CDS encoding flavin reductase codes for MNPNVFRNLSYGVYVVSSLDGDRNTGCIANSIMQITSSPATIALSMNHDNYTNSCIARTGKFAISILSETSDPGLIGCFGFRTGRDVNKFDDIDYTVKEGLPIVKDSCGYIVCRLIDKMETSTHTVFLGEVIDGDVIGSDPAMTYSYYHKVVKGKSPKNAPTYLPQEDEPASGSGAKWVCSVCGYVYDGDIPFEELPDTYTCPICHQGKDKFRKTGNS; via the coding sequence ATGAACCCAAACGTTTTCCGCAACCTGTCCTATGGCGTCTATGTAGTGTCTTCCCTTGATGGAGACCGCAATACTGGCTGCATTGCCAACAGCATCATGCAGATCACTTCATCCCCCGCGACAATTGCTTTAAGCATGAATCACGATAACTATACCAACTCCTGCATTGCAAGGACCGGCAAGTTTGCCATATCCATTCTGTCGGAAACTTCCGACCCAGGCCTGATCGGATGCTTCGGCTTCCGCACAGGAAGGGATGTCAATAAATTCGATGACATCGATTACACCGTCAAAGAAGGACTTCCTATCGTCAAAGATTCCTGCGGCTACATTGTCTGCCGCCTCATTGATAAGATGGAGACCTCGACTCACACCGTCTTTTTAGGCGAAGTCATCGACGGGGACGTCATTGGCTCAGATCCTGCCATGACCTATTCCTATTACCATAAGGTTGTCAAAGGCAAGAGTCCCAAGAACGCTCCTACTTATCTTCCGCAGGAGGACGAGCCAGCCAGCGGCTCTGGCGCAAAGTGGGTATGCAGCGTCTGCGGATATGTCTATGATGGAGATATCCCCTTCGAAGAACTTCCAGATACCTACACCTGCCCAATCTGTCATCAGGGAAAAGACAAATTCCGCAAGACAGGTAATTCATAA
- a CDS encoding GntR family transcriptional regulator — protein MPWDLDNDRPIYLQLMEKIQLDIVAGVYKPGDKLPSVRDLALEAAVNPNTMQKALSELERNGLVHSQRTSGRFITEDEKMLKHLKESLASEHIREFIEKMKQLGFQEEETLRLIQDAIKGEH, from the coding sequence ATGCCATGGGATTTAGATAATGACCGCCCAATCTATCTTCAGCTGATGGAAAAGATCCAGCTAGATATCGTGGCCGGCGTATATAAGCCAGGGGACAAGCTGCCCTCTGTCAGGGATCTTGCACTGGAAGCCGCAGTCAATCCCAATACGATGCAGAAAGCCCTGTCCGAGCTGGAGCGCAATGGCCTTGTACATTCCCAGCGGACCAGCGGCAGGTTTATTACGGAGGATGAAAAGATGCTGAAACACTTAAAAGAGAGTCTCGCCAGCGAGCACATCCGGGAATTCATAGAAAAAATGAAGCAGCTTGGCTTTCAGGAGGAAGAGACTCTGCGGTTAATACAGGATGCTATAAAGGGGGAACACTAA
- a CDS encoding ABC transporter ATP-binding protein, with translation MNPILECVGLSKKYNNNFYALNNLNLTLEQGQIVGLLGPNGSGKTTLIKLINDALIPTQGKVLIDGKEPGVATKKMISYLPERTYLDDSMKVRDIIQYFADFYDNFVTDRAYQMLTDLEINANARLKTLSKGTKEKVQLILVMSRDARLYILDEPIGGVDPAARDYILHTILSNYNENATILISTHLIHDIENILDRVLFIRQGQVVLNTTVDEIRLEQGKSVDGLFREVFRC, from the coding sequence ATGAATCCAATCTTGGAATGCGTTGGCCTTTCTAAGAAATATAATAACAACTTTTACGCCCTCAATAATCTGAACCTTACCTTGGAGCAAGGCCAGATCGTAGGGCTGCTTGGGCCAAATGGAAGCGGAAAGACTACGCTGATCAAGCTGATTAATGACGCGCTGATCCCTACTCAGGGAAAGGTGCTGATCGATGGGAAGGAGCCCGGAGTCGCTACTAAGAAGATGATCTCCTACCTTCCTGAGCGCACCTATCTGGACGATTCCATGAAGGTCAGGGATATCATCCAATACTTTGCTGATTTTTATGACAACTTTGTGACAGACCGGGCCTATCAGATGCTGACGGATCTGGAGATCAATGCCAACGCCCGTTTAAAGACCTTATCCAAAGGCACGAAGGAAAAAGTACAGCTGATTCTGGTCATGAGCAGGGATGCAAGGCTATACATCCTGGATGAGCCGATCGGCGGCGTAGATCCCGCTGCAAGGGACTATATCCTTCACACGATTCTCAGCAATTACAATGAGAATGCCACGATTCTTATCTCCACGCATCTGATCCATGACATCGAGAACATTCTGGATCGGGTGCTCTTCATCCGTCAGGGCCAGGTAGTGCTCAATACGACGGTAGATGAAATACGCCTGGAACAGGGCAAGTCTGTTGACGGGTTATTCCGGGAGGTGTTCAGATGTTAG
- a CDS encoding branched-chain amino acid transporter permease, giving the protein MPISAAMSFLVILAVALTTFATRVVPFLIFPKGKEIPAVIQYLGKVLTPAVIGMLVVYCLKATPVMDAPHGLPEAIAVAVTAGLHVWKRNNLLSIGAGTILYMVLIQAVF; this is encoded by the coding sequence ATGCCAATAAGTGCAGCAATGTCATTTCTTGTGATCCTGGCGGTCGCCTTGACTACGTTTGCGACCAGAGTGGTTCCTTTTCTGATCTTCCCGAAGGGGAAAGAGATTCCGGCTGTGATCCAGTACCTGGGAAAGGTACTGACTCCGGCAGTAATCGGGATGCTGGTGGTATACTGCCTGAAGGCTACGCCCGTGATGGATGCGCCTCATGGACTGCCGGAGGCCATAGCGGTGGCGGTTACAGCCGGACTGCATGTCTGGAAGCGGAACAATCTTCTGAGCATCGGCGCAGGGACGATCCTCTATATGGTACTGATCCAGGCTGTATTCTAA